Proteins found in one Candidatus Methylomirabilis lanthanidiphila genomic segment:
- a CDS encoding proteasome component produces MQERILGLESEYGLISSSVGGRVNLSVESALGYLFEKVVSRQRGTNDFLRNGARLYQDTGCHPEYATPECDNPRDLVIHDKAGERIVEELLLSAEEKLHENGIYCEIYIFKNNTDSVGNTYGCHENYLVQRGVNFHKLAEQLIPFFVTRQVFAGAGKVLRTRMGNHYYMSQRAQHIYQEISGATTSSRGIINTRDEPHAD; encoded by the coding sequence ATGCAGGAACGTATCCTGGGACTGGAAAGCGAATACGGCCTGATCTCGTCCTCGGTCGGCGGGCGGGTGAACCTGTCGGTCGAGAGCGCGCTGGGTTATCTTTTTGAAAAGGTGGTCTCGCGCCAGCGCGGGACGAACGATTTCCTGCGCAATGGCGCGCGCCTGTATCAGGACACCGGCTGTCATCCCGAGTATGCGACCCCCGAGTGCGACAACCCGCGGGACCTGGTGATCCACGATAAGGCCGGCGAGCGGATCGTAGAGGAGTTGCTGCTGAGTGCGGAGGAGAAGCTGCACGAGAACGGTATCTACTGCGAGATCTATATCTTTAAGAACAATACCGACTCCGTCGGGAATACATACGGTTGCCATGAGAACTATCTGGTGCAGCGCGGCGTAAACTTCCACAAGCTGGCCGAGCAGTTAATCCCTTTCTTTGTCACGCGCCAGGTATTCGCGGGTGCAGGCAAGGTACTCCGGACGCGGATGGGGAACCACTACTATATGTCGCAGCGGGCGCAGCACATCTACCAGGAGATCTCCGGCGCAACGACCAGCTCGCGCGGGATCATCAATACCCGCGATGAGCCCCACGCCGAC